TGTATTTTTAGCAAGTGGGAATTTCCAACCACAAACAATAATAACATACAAATGCTGACACCAAAAAGACTATCTGGCACAGCACTTAGGGCAGGACATGAAACTGAGTACAAGTTATCAGTACAAGTTGGCCCACAGTGATTCTAATCTTGACATGGATTACAGTAAGAGCAGGGTGTGTACAAAAGCATACCATTAAGTCAAAACTGGCACGCTTTGAAATGTAACCCATTATCAGCTGTAGAAAACATgccattaaaaacacaatagaCTAACCAGTGATTGGCCTAGTGCTGTTATTGCTATAGTGTGCCTGtttctttttgattttaatATCCATCTATtcagtacagtgtgtgtgtgtgtgtgtgtctaggaGGGGGGCAGTCTATTGTAGGGCTGCCTCTGAGAGACAACCATCCATGCTCACATGCAGagctgtggttagcactgttacctcacagcaagaaggttctgggttctaATCTGCTGGTCAGCTGGGGCCGTTCTGTGTGGAGGCAATTGTAGTTGGGATATGGCGATATggtaactaaaactgtattgaaTTGGAGTTGCaggtttctctgtttttatgggttcttgccaggtactccagcttcctcccacagtcatgcAAGACATGGATATTAAGTTAAgtggattaaaaacaaacaatatattATTTATGAACTGTGTAAAGAAGGAGCTAAAGAGGACCAAGACCAGAAAAGCAACCGGCCTGGATGGGGACTGGACAGATGAACTCTGTGGGGTGGTCATGCACATGTTTAGTCTGGAAAAGGTCCCTGtcctgtggaagacttccttgTGGTTAAAATGCCAAAGACTGTGCACCCCAGGAAGCCTAACCATTTCAGACCTGTGGTCTTAACTTCCCACCTGATGAAGACCCTGGAGAGGATCATCCTCAgccacctctgacctctggtgaGCATGCTGccggaccccctgcagtttgcttaCCATCCTGGTACTGGGGTGGATGATGCAGTCATTTACCTCCTGCACAGATTACTGTAACACCTGGAGAGtactggaagcactgtgagggttgtggttttttttttttgttttgtttttttaacttttccagTGCTTTCTATACAATTCAACCAGCACTGCTGAAAGAGAAGCTGGAAAGAGCAGGAGTCGACCGTCACATTACTGCATGGACAATCGATTACCTCAGCAACAGACCACAGTACGTGAGGCCTCAGGATTGTGTGTCTGAGATGCTGGTATGCAGCACGGGGAGCCTCAGGAGATGGtgctctctcccttcctctttacCCTCTACACATTTAACTTTAGATATAATACCGCTGTCACCTCCAGACGTTCTCTGATGATAGAGCCATTGCTGTATGTGGATGATGGTCGGGAGTATAGAACAGTCATCACTGACTTCCTCATCTGGACATCTGAACACAACATTCTGCACATCAACACCAGTAAGATGAAGGAGATGGTGGTTGACttctggagaaaaccaaaatccattgcaccggtgaacatccgtAGTTTGGACATTGAGGTGGTGGACACAGACAAATTCCTGGGTGTTCACCTTAACAGGAAACTGGACTGGTCAAATATCACTCAAGCTCCGTACAAGAAGGGCCAAAGTTGGCTCCATCTGCTGGgcaggctgaggtcttttgtgGGTGTACAAGACATTACTGAAGACCTTTTATGGCACGGTGATGACCTCTGCAATCTTTTAGGTAATTGTCTGCTGGGGAGGTGGCAGCACTCAACCAACTGAGGGCCAGCTCTGTCCTGGCCAGTCCTCTAGACTCCATAGAGGAGGTGGGTGAGAGGGGGAAATTAGCCAAGCTAATGTCCATTATGGACAAGACCTCTCACCCCCTGCATGAGACTGGAGGCCCTGAGCAGGTCTTTCAGCAGTAGGCTGTTAAAGCCATTGTGTAGGACAGAGTTCTATCGTAGGTccttcatcccaacagcagccAGACTGCACAATATGCACACATGATAAATAccttgcttttgctttttagaAGTGGGGAGGGTAAAGACtttgtatttatgtgttttatatgtaaaagaaaatgctaaTCCATCTTTTTTCTACTCCAAATTTCAGCACTGCCACACTTATATTATTCACtgtatttgctttgtttcttcTCAGATGTTCATGTGAATATTATTTTTGCTGCTCCTGTCAAATGATCTTCACAACACATAGAGCCACGCAGACTGCAGTCATTCGCTTCAATCCTGTAACTTTCTAAAAGTTTTACATGATAAATCTTAGTCTAAGCAACCCGCAACAGTgattcacacacatatttaaaaaaaaaaaaaaaaacttgtccgAATCGCAGGTCTGAATTTGCGTCACTGTGTAGGTCTTGCCACCACAGACCGTGTCTGTAACGGCTTCAGCGCTGTGAGGTTCTGAATGGAAAGACATTGTACGTTCCGACCAAATAACTGACcatgtttcttttcctctcttaaaACCAGGATGGACGTTGGTTTGTGGTCTCaccaaataacattttaaacatacaggatataaaataaaaaaaaaaatcattatggtGAATTGTGGTTTGGACTGGAAATATCAAAATATATGTTGCTGAAACTCTAGGATTATTTACGATAACAACTAACCCTATTTAAATCAGTCTGTTGCCTGTGGCACACTGGCTTTTCATTTGCATTACTTGTCTTGCAAATACAAATATGACAAATTTTAAGGCCACAGTAGCATAGTCATAAATTTGGGAATCCAGCTTTTCTCACCTGTTTGAGTTCCTGGGCCTCAGCCTGACTGACAGATGGCTGGAGGACATGCACCTGCAACTGGGACAGCTCTCCTGCCGGGACCTCCAGTGGGAGCTCTGTCTCTTGGCACGTCTGCAGCAAACCTGACTCCATGGGTGGAGATGGTGAAAAAGTGCAGAGTGCATATGTTGTTTATGAGGAAACCAGACAGTAAACTCAGAGTACAGCAACTGAGGCAATCAGGGTGAAGTGACTCATCGAAATACATTTCTGTCAAGGAGACACCAATAACcatgatgaaatgtttttacaTGTGGCTGCACActtataaatacacagaggtgGAAACGCAGACCTTTACTGCCACTTAGTGGTCACATCTATACTAGGCATGGAAACCACTGTGGAATAAGGGTGTAAATATGTTCCTTACCTTCAGTACAGCTTTTCCCTTCTGTGTCACATGGAGATGAAACTGGAGTTGTCTTAAAAGCTGTGTATTCGCTTGTGAACTCGATCTTCTTTTTGTACTGCATCTCTAACAGAGACAAAGCCTCTGGCATCTTGGCAGACAGGAGCCTGTAACATATATCTGGTTTCCCAATGAAACGTTGTCTGACAGTAATCTCATAGGGGCTGTGCACCCTGATTTCGTCAATTTCATTTCGCTCAAATCTGTGAAGAAGCTGGCAGTTTGTGTTTCGCACCTCCAGTGAGGACACTAGCACCAACAAACATCCAGGCTTCAAGTCCGAGTCTCCACCTTTGGACACCACTGCTGGGATGCTTGCAATCACCTTATTTCTACTGGACCCCCTGGctgctgaagcagcagcagcagcagctgcagctcttgcAGCATCCTCAGCCTTGGCCTCCTGCTGGGTCTTCCAGGGGAGCTTACCAAAAGGCCACCAGGAAGGAGACTCCAGTTCTGACAGAAGTCTGCAAGACAGTGTATCCAGGGACAGTAAGAACTTAAGTTAGTCATAAATTAGgcctattttatttttagctacTAGTTAAAAACATAGGCATGCATTATGAACAAGACTAAAACTCCATAACTAAAAAGATCTTAAGACAGTTACTTGTCAGCCACGCCCAAGTCAGAGTCAATCTTCTCCAGACCCTGCATCATATTGTCAAACTGCTCTCCCTGATGGCTGAGGACTCTGCCAGTGTCCTCCAGTCTTTTCTGGGCCCCTGCCACCAGGCTGATCAGCTCTCTTCCCTTAGAGGGCTGAGACTCAGCCCGCTGGGCCTCTGAGCTGGGTGAAAGAAGTCGTTCTCTCCAGAAATGCTCTAACACATTATAAACCACCACCCTGTTGGGCTTAAGGGAACCAAACCAGTGTTTCACGTTGCCTTCTTCAAGCACTGTGAGAGTGCTGAAGATGAAACTAGATGACTCCATCTTGATCTCCACGATCCTCGAGAGACGGAAGCTGGCAAGACTCTCCTTGCTCTGGTTGGAGACGAACCGTACCGTGGTTCTAGTGAGAGACAGGGTTCCGTTTTCCCACCGTTTCTCACTATTGATGTAATAGGAGCCCGGCCAGCTGTGGATGGGAACGTCCCGGCTCATTATGATGGAAGGAGATACACAGATTCACCTGGCAGGAGGACAAATACGCGTCAGTTTTACAAAAATTCAATATACACACAAGTACTGCTGAAGGTTTAAGCTACAATTACATCATAAGCACGTTGTACTGAGTGATCTGCGTGTCGTGATGGTGAACATACTTTCTTCTGAGTGTAATCCTGGCAGCAAGATGAGCTCAGTCGAGGCGTTCACACTGGCAGCTTCAGCTCTCTATCCAGCTGACCGGATTACGCGTGCGTCATTATAATGCTACAACCCTTTTAACGTGTTTTATATCCTCTTGGTGCAATTAAACGCGTCCCACACCACATTAATCGTCAACACCGGGCTGGACATTACGTTTACTCGTAGACCTCTGAGAAAGTGTATTGTTTGTTGCGGAAGTGACGTCACACGCGAGCACGGCTGTATTTACTGTCCGACTtggggtggaaaaaaaatctgctgtcaaaaaaaaaaagcagcatcacGAAAATGTGATTGTAACGTGAAGTAATTATAGTGGCGGCGATTTCGGCGCTTCCAACCGTTACGAAAAACCTAACGTTAATAGTCGTGGCAAATATATAAGCAGCAGCGGTTTTATATGCGCGTCGTTCAGGAGTAAGAACATGCGCTTGTGTGTGGCGGCTTGTCAAATTGGAAGATTGCGTTCTTTTGCTTAGTGTCATTTTCTAGCTTAAGCAGGTTTCAGATGTGACAGAAACGTGAGGATACGTACGCGGTGTAATGGCGAAATAATCTTCCTGCCAGCTTTTCCTCACAGTTCTCCTGCTGTCCAAACCCTGACAGCTGAGCTTGCTAAATTGCTAGCCGAGGGCTTGTTTATCATCATGGATAGGGAGGCGTACCGTAACTGCAGCAGCCTGGTCAAAATACCAAGGCAGTCATATGAACAGTTTTGGTCTTCACATTTTGTAGATTACATCGACAAAGAGCTTAGCTATTCCAAGTTTTTTAAGAAATATCTGCTCCCCAATCACCCATGTATGTTTTCAAGGAGGTTCACAGAGGAGTGGAAGTGTAGAAAACAGTGGCTGACTGAGGATGGAAAACCTAATTTCCAGAATTTGCTGCAAGAGTTtggtaaacaaaacaaaacattcattGTTGTGCAAAGGCTGCAAATGTCGGTTAAGATCATCTATAATCTTAATAACCGTCACTGTTTCAATCACAGATGAGACTCCTGTCCCTGTTGCAAACTGCAATGCAAAGGAGTACAATGCCAACCCCAAACAAGTTATGCCTTTCAAAGAATTTATACACTACTGGAAGGAGTACATCCAGAATGGACACTCATCACCCAAAGGATGCCTCTATCTTAAAGACTGGCACATGTCAAGGTATCACAGTAATATTAATTCAAAGAAGAATATTTACACCATCATGTGAAAACTGTCTAACTGTCCTCTGTAAATTTCTCCACAGGGACTTTCCTGAACATAATGTTTACACCACACCAGTGTTCTTTACTTCTGACTGGCTCAATGAATACTGGGACACACTCGAAGTGGATGACTACCGGTTTGTCTACATGGGACCTAAAGGGTCATGGTacgaaaacataaaaaaacaacaacataatgTTGGCAAAACTAagtttatataaaacattttatgatCCAGTCTGATGCACTTTCTTGTCACCAGGACCCCGTTCCACGCTGATGTGTTCCGTTCTTACAGCTGGTCTGCAAACATCTGTGGCAGGAAGAAGTGGCTTCTTTATCCTCCAGGTCAGGAGGAGTTTTTACGAGACACTCACGGCAACCTCCCTTATGATGTTACGTCAGCTGAACTTCGAGACAGAGGCCTTTTTCCACACTTTGAAGAAGCCTGCCAACCCCTTGAAATCATTCAGGAGGCAGGGGAAATCATTTTTGTGCCTAGTGGATGGCATCATCAAGTTTATAACCTGGTAAGAGCTGTAGAGGCAATTATATCTGCTGTAAGCTGTTGAACTAGAACAAAACTTATTATAAATGACAAGTTATGTTTCTTACTATGTGAGGTGTTCTTTTAGCTTGCCTGATGGTGAACACTCACAAGCCACGTTGTTAAGTACACCTATTCAACTCTTTAATACAATATCTTTTCAGCCAATCATGTGGCAGCAACAATGCATTTACATATATACAAGATCAAGACGAActgctaaagttcaaactgagcatcagaatggggaagaaaggtgatttaagtgactctgaacacAGCATGCCATTGgtgtcagacaggctggtctgagtatttcagaaagtcCTGAtccactgggattttcctgcacaaccatttctagggtttacagagaatggtcaaaACAAGAGAAGATattcagtgagtggcagttctctgggtaaaaatgccttgttgataccagaggtcagaggagcaTGGCCAGACTCTTTAGTGTTGATAGAAAGgcaaaaataactcaaataactactcGTTACagtcaaggtatgcagaagagcatctctgaatgtgtctgtgtagattctcagtcatccaggtcatagtagtctctggagcttgaaaaaggcgactggacttctttttgtttcttgaagacgtttcacctctcatccgaaaggcttcttcagttctcaaccaaatggtggagagacccaggtatttaaacccctgtgggcgtagtcccctggaggtggttatgaccctctattgatcatgtgcgtgaacacatgtgcccaggtgtgaagggggcgtgggtcatatttaatcagtggtttcagttgaaaccaatttaggactccgctccattgtttcctgtggcctattgaggtcactggaacaaaggtgtgaatgggggttgagacgtctgggaagggagatCAGGACAGCATTTTatgcgggggaaagttggtgacgtaatccacctcctctgttcaatgatggttgttcacagtggacatagatgtcttctttcactcctctttcaaaccatctgttttccctgtccaaaatgtgaacattggcatcctcaaaagagtgccctttttccttcagatgcagatgtactgctgaatcttgtcctgtcgaggtggctcttctatgttgtgccattcgtttgtgaagaggctgtttggtttctccaatgtagaggttcgagcactcttcactgcactgaacagcatacactacatcgctgatcttgtgtttggcgggtttgtccttgggatgaaccagtttttgccttagggtgtgacttggtttgaagtatactgagatgtcatgcttggagaaaattcttctgagtttctctgacaagcctgacacatatgggatgacaatgttgttcctcttgtccttcctattctctgtagtttgtgtttggccttcattcctgtgcatcttagctgatttgatgaaggcccagttggggtaaccgcatgttttgagggctttcttaatgtgtgtgtgttccttatgcttcccttctgctttagagggaacactttccgcacagtgttgtagggtcctgatcaccccaagtttgtgttccagagggtggtgggagtcaaagaggagatactggtctgtgtgtgtgggcttcaatgttgaggcttccatcttcctcgataagcaccgcacagtccaggaatggtaacttgttatctctggtgtccttcctggtaaaacgtatgtatttatccactgagttgatgtgacgagtgaaggcttctacttcttgggttttgattttgacccaggtgtcatctacatatctgtaccagtggctaggtgccatccctttgaaagaaccaagagctttactttccacttcctccatgtaaaggttggctacaatgggagacactggggagcccatggcacatccatgcttctgtctgtagaatccatcattgtatttaaaatatgctgtggtaaggcagaggtctaaaagtgcacaaatctgatctggggtgaagctggttctgttcagtaaggaatcgtcttcctgtagtcgtcttctgacggtctccactgcctcagttgtgggtatgcaagtgaaaagtgaaaccacatcaaaggacaccatggtttcatctggatccagtacaagattctggaccttgttagtaaaatctgtagagatttcaatgtggtggggtgtgatgccaacaagcggtgataagatgggggcaaggtgtttggaaatgttgtaggtgaccgagtttatactgctaataatgggtcgaagtgggactccttctttgtggatctttgggagtccataaatgcatggagtggcttctccagggtacaggcggtagtaagtggggcggtcagtggctttttccttttcaagttgttgcaggcagcaccaccgtgcacctccccttgtcggctggcagtatggtgatgttttgatccttgcttagggctgtgatggccttcttctcctgaatggtgaggttggatggaggaagtcttgcactggagagagtggctgaaactttcatcctgatctgttctgcttcaggatgtgggtctctccaccatttggttgagaactgaagaagcctttcggatgagaggtgaaacgtcttcaagaaacaaaaagaagtccagtcgcctttttcaagctccagagacagcatctctgaatgttgaaccttgaagcagatgggctacagcagcagaagaccacaccaggtgtcactcctgtcagctaagaataggaaattgaggctacagttcacacaggctcaccagaaTTGGATCGTAGaaggttggaaaaatgttgcctggtctgatgagtctcgattttcTGCAGAGATATTCAGATGGTATGGTCAGAAAAGTATGGAtctatcctgccttgtatcaacgattcagggtggtggtggtggtggtggtataatggtgtggtggatgttttcttggcacactttgggccactTCTTACCAAttaagcattgtttaaatgccacagcctacctgaccatgtccatccctttaggaccacagtgtacccattttctgatggctgtttctatcagaatatttcaaaaagtccaaatcatctcaaactggtttattaaacatgacagtgagttcactgtactcaaatggcctctatAGTCACAGATGTCAGCCCAATAGAGCATCTTTGGGTTGTGGTGtctttgcatcatggatgtgcagctgacaaatctgcatcaactgtgtgatgctgtcatgtcaatatggaccaaattTTATGAAGAATGTATGCAGCACCTTGtggaatctatgccatgaagaattaatgcAGTTCTAAAGTCAGAAGCCATCCAACCCGGTACCAGCAACATTTACctataaagtggccagtgaatgtAAAGCTGCTACTATATGGATTTCAGTGGCATTAAGTAATAAAACACCAAAGACTTCAACCCGGTACTTGCAAAATATAACTTATTCAATTCAATCGAGTttaatttattatattatatagtGCCATATCACAAGAACAGTAACCTAAaggtattttatattgtaaggtaaagacccgaGAATAATAAAGAGGAAAACTCAACAATCAGATGCCTCCCATTTAACTTTTAAATACCTTAGGAACCACAggaaagccagcagtctgagagagaagtgggagaaatctgctctctctttctagtccctgttagtactctagctgcagcattttggatcagcttaACTTGATgttaatgaattacaataattgAGCCTAGaagtagtttttcagcatcagacAGGATGTTTGGTGgctggtgtgtctgtgtttcccatGTGGCCAACCAAAGCATTAAATTATTGATAAATTAGCACTGATTGATACCATCATTGTTCTAAGACCTAGCTGTGGAGCTTCAAGGCTAGGGTTGGATAATAATGAGATTTTTATTAAGAGTGTAGCTGGGTATGATTTTCGCTCTGTATCTGAACCCAGTGTAGAAAGAGTACAGAACAAGGGCTGGCCTGCAACTCAGGTGGCCAGGTGTCTTATGAGTTTGATGCTATTGCTTTGTAATGTGCAACTATCAGGAAAACGTTCCAAGATTGAAGAAAGTAAGTGCTAAGCTTGGAAGCCTACAGATCTAATGGACTGGGTTATTTGTAACCAGTTCTTAATACCTATTCCGATTTAAGACACCAAGAGCCTTaagagttttttaaaaatcaggtttaaaacaaaattatttggtCATTTGAATAAGAGAaggtttacattttatttctttgcttagAATTATACACATATTTATAGACACACACTTTGCCTTTCTACTCATTCTCCAGTACAGCAGTTCTGGAATATCTCCAGTGAACATAGTTTTTACAAGTTTAACCCttgtgtatattttttgttAGAAATATGGCTTTTTGCAGGAAATAGCATTATAGTTATTCTAAGTTGTATAAAACTGTGCTTTATTTATCACGTGTAACACACTAAAATACTGTTCTTCTACAGGAGGACACCATCTCTATAAATCATAACTGGCTCAATGGCTGCAACATTGACATAATGTGGCAGTTCCTTCAGACTGAGTTGTCATCTGTCCAGAAAGAGATAGATGAGTGGAGAAACACGATGGACTCATGGCATCAGCACTGCCAGGTACCGTGCAAAAGACTTTTCAGTCATGTGACCTTCTGCTCTGAATATACAGAATATAATGATTGATGGGTGTGTTTCCTTGTAGGTCATTATGAAGGCTTGCTCTGGTATTGATTATGGGGAGTTTGCCTCGTTTTTGAAAATCATTGCTGACAACAGAATGGCATTCCTTAATGCTTGCTCCTCTGGGGATTCCTCCGATTACTCGCGCCATCTCTCAGAGATCCTCACCACGCTGGGACCTTACCATGCTGCCTTTGACCTACAAAGAGTAGCTCATATAATTGAATGCCTCCTGTGCAACGAAGACTTTAAGCGACTCGATCATTCGGCATTGACTCTGCAGCCGGAAACCATGTTACAGCAAATTCGAGACACCATACAGTCCACAAGAGGGCAGCATCTCCTTTATCAGGAA
This portion of the Archocentrus centrarchus isolate MPI-CPG fArcCen1 chromosome 17, fArcCen1, whole genome shotgun sequence genome encodes:
- the snap47 gene encoding synaptosomal-associated protein 47 produces the protein MSRDVPIHSWPGSYYINSEKRWENGTLSLTRTTVRFVSNQSKESLASFRLSRIVEIKMESSSFIFSTLTVLEEGNVKHWFGSLKPNRVVVYNVLEHFWRERLLSPSSEAQRAESQPSKGRELISLVAGAQKRLEDTGRVLSHQGEQFDNMMQGLEKIDSDLGVADKLLSELESPSWWPFGKLPWKTQQEAKAEDAARAAAAAAAASAARGSSRNKVIASIPAVVSKGGDSDLKPGCLLVLVSSLEVRNTNCQLLHRFERNEIDEIRVHSPYEITVRQRFIGKPDICYRLLSAKMPEALSLLEMQYKKKIEFTSEYTAFKTTPVSSPCDTEGKSCTEGLLQTCQETELPLEVPAGELSQLQVHVLQPSVSQAEAQELKQMLMQLKNLALEAETELERQDEALDVLTSSTDRATMHIEKHTCRMKRLL
- the jmjd4 gene encoding 2-oxoglutarate and iron-dependent oxygenase JMJD4, which encodes MDREAYRNCSSLVKIPRQSYEQFWSSHFVDYIDKELSYSKFFKKYLLPNHPCMFSRRFTEEWKCRKQWLTEDGKPNFQNLLQEFDETPVPVANCNAKEYNANPKQVMPFKEFIHYWKEYIQNGHSSPKGCLYLKDWHMSRDFPEHNVYTTPVFFTSDWLNEYWDTLEVDDYRFVYMGPKGSWTPFHADVFRSYSWSANICGRKKWLLYPPGQEEFLRDTHGNLPYDVTSAELRDRGLFPHFEEACQPLEIIQEAGEIIFVPSGWHHQVYNLEDTISINHNWLNGCNIDIMWQFLQTELSSVQKEIDEWRNTMDSWHQHCQVIMKACSGIDYGEFASFLKIIADNRMAFLNACSSGDSSDYSRHLSEILTTLGPYHAAFDLQRVAHIIECLLCNEDFKRLDHSALTLQPETMLQQIRDTIQSTRGQHLLYQE